A genomic segment from Nicotiana sylvestris chromosome 1, ASM39365v2, whole genome shotgun sequence encodes:
- the LOC138871786 gene encoding uncharacterized protein: MTSAQIMLIVVYSRNKVQERAILWHDLLQLGGQTQVPWLISGDFNNVLTTTDRLGQLVTASEVHEFKQCIDNMQLTPLRTKGYFFTWCNKQNANDRVYSKIDWAFGNFNWTKDYGHVETNFLEPRVSDHSPIIVQLWKRKTIHPRPFKLYMVTMEHKDFRPMVDRVW; the protein is encoded by the coding sequence ATGACTAGTGCTCAAATAATGTTGATAGTGGTATATTCTAGGAACAAGGTGCAGGAAAGGGCAATACTATGGCATGATCTGCTGCAGTTAGGGGGGCAGACTCAAGTCCCTTGGCTCATAAGTGGAGACTTTAATAATGTCCTAACCACAACTGATAGGCTAGGACAACTAGTGACTGCTAGTGAGGTACATGAGTTCAAACAATGCATTGACAATATGCAGCTGACCCCATTGAGAACAAAGGGTTATTTCTTTACATGGTGTAACAAGCAGAATGCAAATGATAGAGTGTATAGTAAGATTGATTGGGCTTTTGGCAATTTCAACTGGACTAAGGACTATGGGCATGTGGAAACAAATTTTTTAGAACCTAGAGTGTCTGATCATTCTCCTATCATAGTTCAACTATGGAAAAGGAAAACTATTCATCCCAGACCATTCAAACTATACATGGTAACAATGGAGCATAAGGACTTTAGACCTATGGTTGACAGAGTATGGTAG